The genomic stretch TAttacataaattggaacagatggagtagttttcattttttcttttccttattgCTTTCATTAGAAGGGTGTTTGATGGGCTGTAATATTTATTCTACTTTGTGTTATGTAAAGTTATTTGTGGATTGGAGAAGCATTTGTGCTAGTACTAGGCAAAAATTCCCAAACCCTTTATTCTCTACGATCATCAGGTGTAGTTTTGATGGTCGTGTTGGATGTTGGATTGGGAATGAGGAAGGAAAATGGAACAAATTGGCTGCTCCAAGAAGTACAAAGGCAGCTAACATAAAGAAGTTGAGGATTTCACCCTTGGCTTCCTCTGCTCTAGCCGAAACCCGAGGGTCGTCTAAAGCCAAAGTCTATAAGGAGGTTGGGACTACATTAGTTTCTTGTGATATGCTACTTTATAAATCTATTCTTGTTGTTAAAATGGTAATTTGATACATTGAGTACATCTGAATCCAgtcattttcttttgtttaatctgTTCATGCCATTAAAATATACTCTTCCTCTGTTTCATTTTATGTGGCGGTGTTTGACTAGACATGGCGtttaagaaagaaatgaaaacTTTTATAACTTGTACTTTTAACATGCCATGACATTTATGTGGCTAAAAGATAATCTCATTTGATGTTAAATTGTTTCCGAATGTAGAAAAGTATTGTTCTTTTTGGAAATTGACAAAAAAAGAAACAATGCTGCATAAAATGGAACAGATGGAGTATATGAATGGGTCTATCGTTGCTGTCTATTGGACTATCGTGGTATAAATTTAGAGAATTGACTGAAGTTTCATGATTTGGCAGGTACTAAAAGATGCCAGGGAAAAGTTTACACAGGAGATATCATTTCAGTCTAAGGATAAAGATATTTCCCTTGCAAAGGTAGTTATTCGTCTTGTCGAGCTCTTTTTGTTCAGTGCAGtttattcattgattttgatagTAAACAATTTCTTGGTTTCAAGAAACAGAAATGAATAGAGTTCACTTTGCAGTTCATTATTTGAAATATTCTGCTTATAAATAGTTTCCAACTTTTGTGTGTGGACGGCGAGAAGCCGAGAATCATCATAAGAGATAAATCATCTTTTTGCAAGCAAATTGCTTCTTTCATTTACTTTTTACTTGTATTATCTGCATTCTTAATTTGTCTGTCTGtcgttttcttttatcccggGTAGGCTTTGCTCTATGTTGCTTCTGAAGACGAGGCATTTATGGCTTTCAACCGAGAAATCGACGCTTATTCAGTCCAAAATGAAAGGAGATCTGCTTCGTTGCCGTCTGAGACACCGGACTGGAAATGCGTGGAATCCATGCCTCTGTCTGGAAAGACTATGAGCGAGTGGATGGCGGAGTTGGATTCCATTGCAAGGGAAGTTGAGGCAGAGCTAGTTCCGAGAGATATAGGATGCGATTTGGCTGAAGTTTTGGATGCAGTGAACGTAGTTCTTTTTAAGTCAAGGGGTTTCAAAAGGTCATCTGTGACAGTGGATTCGAAATGTTCATACCTGCATTCAGTATTAAGCTCTGGATATTGTAGTGGTATATTTTAAATTTTCCTCGCCAATATCATCATTAATCTGCATATTTCTTAACCCTGAAAGTTCACAATTCTTCTCGAGTTCTTGATGTTTATTAATGCAGTCTGACATGCTGCTTTACTTCTGTACAGCAATTTTGCTTAGTGTCATTTATATCGAAGTTTGTCGAAGACTTAATCTGACCATGGTGGGATCTAGAATTGGGGAAGATTTCTTGATATGGCCTCAAACTGGAAACCACGAGGTATGTTGGTCTGAACCAATGGATGTTGTCGATCTTTTCTTTGGCATGTCCATCCACTAGTTTTTATACATTGATGATCTCGAGTCTCATTGAGTTGATATATCTACATTTTGAAACTGTTGTAGGAGCTATTCAAGGTTAATTCTGGTCACAGCTTGTTTGGTATTGTTAATGGGAAGTGTGTCAATGACCCTAGATCAAAGGCATCAGACATCGATAGCGATTCACTGTCAGGGCTTGAGATTGCAACAAACCGAGATATTATCGGAATTGCTTTGGCAAATCTTGTGGTGAGTTTTATTCTTCTAAAAGGTAGAGTCTGTTGGACCTTTTAATTTTCATAAATCTCATGGTATTATTTATGAGTATCATTGATAACTTTGGCAAAATAATTGATCAATAATCAAATTTATTTTGCAGAGGCTTCACTGGAAACGCGCGTCAAGAGCAAATCATGGTTTGATGCTGACTTCTCCACTTAGGTCTGTGGATAACTCTGATGAGAAGTTTAAGAAGGCGGATGCATCAAGTGT from Nicotiana sylvestris chromosome 12, ASM39365v2, whole genome shotgun sequence encodes the following:
- the LOC104240371 gene encoding uncharacterized protein isoform X1, whose amino-acid sequence is MMVSSVMKVSSSVAMVSLDICSWCSFDGRVGCWIGNEEGKWNKLAAPRSTKAANIKKLRISPLASSALAETRGSSKAKVYKEVLKDAREKFTQEISFQSKDKDISLAKALLYVASEDEAFMAFNREIDAYSVQNERRSASLPSETPDWKCVESMPLSGKTMSEWMAELDSIAREVEAELVPRDIGCDLAEVLDAVNVVLFKSRGFKRSSVTVDSKCSYLHSVLSSGYCSAILLSVIYIEVCRRLNLTMVGSRIGEDFLIWPQTGNHEELFKVNSGHSLFGIVNGKCVNDPRSKASDIDSDSLSGLEIATNRDIIGIALANLVRLHWKRASRANHGLMLTSPLRSVDNSDEKFKKADASSVPLLRPQDLRLAIMASQRLLILQPHNWALRRDHGMMLYYSREYEEAVQELSICMAFAPEEEAEVLEAFVEKLHLLRVESSWKSLGRKGRLTVT
- the LOC104240371 gene encoding uncharacterized protein isoform X2 is translated as MMVSSVMKVSSSVAMVSLDICSWCSFDGRVGCWIGNEEGKWNKLAAPRSTKAANIKKLRISPLASSALAETRGSSKAKVYKEVLKDAREKFTQEISFQSKDKDISLAKALLYVASEDEAFMAFNREIDAYSVQNERRSASLPSETPDWKCVESMPLSGKTMSEWMAELDSIAREVEAELVPRDIGCDLAEVLDAVNVVLFKSRGFKRSSVTVDSKCSYLHSVLSSGYCSAILLSVIYIEVCRRLNLTMVGSRIGEDFLIWPQTGNHEELFKVNSGHSLFGIVNGKCVNDPRSKASDIDSDSLSGLEIATNRDIIGIALANLVRLHWKRASRANHGLMLTSPLRSVDNSDEKFKKADASSVPLLRPQDLRFMMLICNLGMRKGEL